A genomic region of Desulfobulbaceae bacterium DB1 contains the following coding sequences:
- a CDS encoding universal stress protein: MSEYKRILVVVRMIQSCRKAIQYGVSLARKYEADLYVIHSIHNPFGLKGWGLGTRALALEYEKSILNAKRQLSNLVETERTHGMSITEMVREGDPTDEILATVEAEKIDLLVLLAHEEGHVEHFLFGRSNEELIRKMPCSIMLVKKEPGESAEEKDDE; this comes from the coding sequence ATGAGCGAATATAAACGCATTCTGGTTGTGGTCCGAATGATCCAGTCCTGCAGAAAGGCCATTCAATACGGGGTTTCCCTTGCCCGCAAATACGAGGCCGACCTGTATGTCATTCATTCCATCCACAATCCCTTCGGACTCAAGGGCTGGGGACTCGGCACCAGGGCCCTTGCCCTGGAGTACGAGAAGAGTATCCTTAATGCCAAGCGCCAGTTGTCAAATCTTGTCGAGACCGAGAGAACGCACGGCATGAGCATAACGGAAATGGTCCGGGAAGGAGATCCCACCGATGAAATCCTGGCAACCGTCGAGGCGGAAAAAATCGACCTGCTGGTTCTGCTCGCCCACGAAGAGGGGCATGTGGAACACTTTCTTTTCGGCCGCAGCAACGAAGAACTGATCAGAAAGATGCCCTGCTCGATCATGCTGGTGAAAAAGGAACCGGGGGAAAGTGCTGAAGAAAAGGACGATGAATAG
- a CDS encoding 1,4-alpha-glucan branching protein: protein MSDKTRIKGMGSIPHAQGVAFRVWAPHAQRVSVIGSFNDWDGTRHPMQAEENGYWYADVAEARAGDQYKFLLITPNGELKRIDPYAREVTNSVGNAIVHDPGFDWQGDDFHLAPWNELVIYELHVGTFNDQDDDNHPGKFPSVSARLEHLQKLGVNAIQIMPVGAFAGGWSWGYNPAHIFSVENTYGGPLAFKQFIKRAHRQGIAVLLDVVYNHLGPSDLDLWRFDGWYENDRGGIYFYNDERAVTPWGETRPDYGRGEVRQYILDNVMMWLEEYHVDGIRFDCTQFIRTVDGFGARDLPEGWGLLQWINREVAQKFPGRITIAEDLQNNKWLTKDVGGGGAGFAAQWDAMFVHPIRWAVITPEDEQRSLAAIRDAICYRYNDDAFDRVIYSESHDEVANGQARVPQEISPNDPKGWHARKRSTMAAAMVFTAPGIPMLFQGQEFLEGGWFRDTVPVDWDRNEEFHGIVRLYRDIIRLRLNRDGFTRGLCGQNTQVYHLREDRKVLAFHRWDKGGAADDVVVVANFFHEPQDGHVIGFPAPGNWKLRFNSDWQGYNDDFGNHPSVDVIAGPGPCDGLPWHAAVSVGPYSVLIFSQ, encoded by the coding sequence ATGAGCGATAAAACCAGGATCAAGGGCATGGGATCGATTCCACATGCGCAGGGAGTCGCCTTCCGCGTGTGGGCGCCCCATGCGCAACGAGTATCCGTCATCGGCTCGTTCAACGACTGGGACGGCACCAGGCACCCCATGCAGGCCGAGGAAAACGGCTACTGGTACGCCGACGTGGCCGAGGCCCGTGCCGGCGATCAGTACAAATTCCTGCTGATCACTCCAAACGGCGAGTTGAAACGCATCGACCCGTATGCCCGCGAGGTGACCAACTCGGTCGGCAACGCCATTGTTCATGATCCTGGTTTCGACTGGCAAGGGGACGACTTCCACCTCGCACCGTGGAACGAGCTTGTCATCTACGAACTGCATGTCGGCACGTTCAACGACCAGGACGACGACAACCATCCCGGCAAATTCCCCTCGGTGTCGGCAAGGTTGGAACATTTGCAGAAACTCGGCGTCAATGCGATCCAGATCATGCCGGTGGGCGCCTTTGCCGGAGGGTGGTCGTGGGGGTACAATCCCGCCCATATCTTCTCGGTGGAGAACACCTACGGCGGCCCGTTGGCGTTTAAGCAGTTTATCAAGCGCGCCCACCGGCAGGGCATCGCCGTGCTTCTGGATGTTGTATACAACCACCTGGGCCCCAGCGACCTCGATCTTTGGCGGTTCGACGGCTGGTACGAAAACGATCGCGGCGGAATCTACTTTTACAACGACGAACGGGCCGTCACGCCGTGGGGAGAAACCAGGCCCGATTACGGCCGCGGCGAGGTGCGACAATATATTCTCGATAACGTCATGATGTGGCTCGAGGAATACCATGTTGACGGCATCCGCTTCGATTGCACCCAATTCATTCGCACCGTTGACGGGTTTGGCGCTCGTGACCTGCCCGAGGGCTGGGGGTTGCTCCAGTGGATCAACCGAGAGGTTGCGCAGAAATTTCCCGGCCGGATCACCATCGCCGAGGATCTGCAAAACAACAAATGGCTCACCAAGGATGTCGGCGGCGGCGGAGCCGGGTTCGCCGCGCAGTGGGACGCCATGTTCGTCCACCCCATCCGCTGGGCGGTGATCACTCCGGAAGACGAGCAACGTTCACTCGCCGCCATCCGCGACGCCATCTGCTATCGTTACAACGACGACGCCTTCGACCGGGTCATCTACAGCGAGTCCCACGACGAGGTGGCGAACGGCCAGGCGCGGGTGCCGCAAGAAATCAGTCCGAACGACCCCAAGGGTTGGCACGCTCGCAAACGTTCGACCATGGCCGCGGCGATGGTCTTCACCGCCCCGGGCATCCCCATGCTTTTCCAGGGGCAGGAATTCCTTGAGGGCGGATGGTTCCGCGACACGGTCCCCGTCGACTGGGACCGGAACGAAGAATTTCACGGCATCGTTCGACTGTACCGAGACATCATCCGTTTGCGCCTCAACCGGGACGGCTTCACGCGCGGTCTCTGCGGGCAGAACACCCAGGTCTATCACCTGCGCGAGGATCGCAAGGTCCTCGCCTTCCACCGGTGGGACAAGGGGGGAGCGGCGGACGATGTCGTGGTCGTCGCCAATTTTTTTCACGAGCCGCAGGATGGCCACGTCATCGGCTTCCCGGCCCCGGGAAACTGGAAGCTCCGTTTCAACAGCGATTGGCAGGGCTACAATGACGACTTCGGCAACCATCCGAGCGTTGACGTCATCGCCGGGCCGGGCCCCTGCGACGGCCTGCCCTGGCATGCGGCAGTATCCGTCGGGCCGTACAGCGTGCTGATTTTTTCGCAATAA
- a CDS encoding coiled coil domain-containing protein codes for MDGKVQFNHDEVAVTNKHEAFEEMFEAQLQEWNAQIALLKARADKHKAEAKIEYYSTIEALQHKRDAAKAKLKELKDAGPGAWEELKDGTEKAWDDVKTALHDAVSKFK; via the coding sequence ATGGATGGAAAAGTACAATTCAACCACGATGAGGTCGCCGTGACGAACAAACATGAGGCGTTCGAAGAAATGTTTGAGGCGCAACTGCAGGAATGGAACGCGCAAATCGCTTTGCTCAAGGCCAGGGCGGACAAACACAAGGCCGAAGCAAAGATAGAATATTACAGTACAATCGAAGCGTTGCAGCACAAACGAGATGCTGCCAAGGCCAAGCTGAAGGAGCTAAAGGACGCAGGACCCGGAGCATGGGAAGAACTCAAGGACGGCACGGAAAAGGCATGGGATGATGTCAAGACCGCCTTGCACGATGCGGTTTCAAAGTTCAAATGA
- a CDS encoding DUF3185 domain-containing protein: MKSYTLVAVILIALGIVAFAYQGITYTTREKVVDLGPIQMTAETTKTFPLPPIVGGIALVGGIVLLVMARKNY, translated from the coding sequence ATGAAATCATACACGCTGGTAGCCGTCATTCTCATCGCTCTGGGGATCGTGGCCTTTGCCTACCAGGGCATTACCTACACGACCAGGGAAAAGGTCGTCGATCTTGGTCCCATTCAGATGACCGCCGAGACGACGAAAACATTCCCGCTGCCGCCGATCGTGGGTGGTATTGCGCTTGTCGGCGGCATTGTCTTGCTGGTCATGGCAAGGAAAAATTACTGA
- a CDS encoding transporter, translating to MKAFNLFAHFFLVILLFSFLGCASTAKQEGTGEYIDDSVITAKVKTEIIRDNTLKSSEINVETFKGVVQLSGFVNSQADIARAIEVARNVKGVTSVKNDMRVK from the coding sequence ATGAAGGCATTCAATCTCTTCGCTCACTTTTTTCTCGTCATTCTGCTTTTTTCTTTTCTGGGATGCGCGTCAACGGCAAAACAGGAGGGAACGGGAGAATACATTGACGACTCCGTCATTACCGCCAAAGTAAAGACGGAAATTATTAGAGACAATACGCTGAAGTCAAGCGAGATCAACGTTGAAACGTTCAAGGGCGTGGTTCAGTTGAGCGGCTTCGTCAATTCTCAGGCCGACATAGCCAGAGCGATCGAAGTTGCGCGAAACGTCAAAGGAGTGACGTCGGTCAAAAATGACATGCGCGTCAAGTGA
- a CDS encoding DUF3309 domain-containing protein, whose protein sequence is MLGTIILVVLILMLLGALPTWPHSRGWGYYPSGGLGLLLIILIILLLLGRI, encoded by the coding sequence ATGCTCGGAACTATTATACTGGTCGTCTTGATTTTGATGCTGCTCGGTGCATTACCCACATGGCCTCACAGTCGAGGTTGGGGTTACTACCCAAGCGGCGGGCTGGGGCTGCTTCTGATCATCCTGATCATCCTGCTGCTCTTAGGACGAATTTAA
- a CDS encoding CsbD family protein, producing the protein MKSSTKNKTEGKMHQMKGMVKEVVGKAVKNRDLEIEGKIENLDGKIQEKIGRIEEVVEK; encoded by the coding sequence ATGAAATCAAGCACAAAGAATAAAACAGAAGGCAAGATGCATCAAATGAAAGGCATGGTCAAAGAGGTCGTCGGCAAAGCAGTCAAGAACCGTGATCTGGAGATCGAGGGCAAAATCGAAAATTTAGACGGAAAAATTCAGGAAAAGATCGGCCGGATTGAAGAAGTTGTGGAAAAATAG